Genomic segment of Eupeodes corollae chromosome 2, idEupCoro1.1, whole genome shotgun sequence:
ACAAACGCCTAGCTTTGTTCAATACAAATAACCTAAACGCTTGAGTCAGTTACAAAGGAATTGATTGACTGCTTTGTGATGGATTAACAATGAATGGATTTCAATAGCTAAATTGAGGtagctattaaaaaataaagcaaacttTCAACTGTTTACAAAAGGAAAACCAATATTTACAGTTCGAGGTCCAAAACTAAGGTGGCAAGCaacatttgtttcatttaaaactgCTTCAAACATAGTTTAAACCcacatctttaattttaaaatacagacaTTCGAAATGAATATTCAGGTTTCTTAAAATTCTGCCATAATATTAATCAGTTGTCAGATGAGTGCAATGTCACTGTACTCATTTGTCATCTTGTAGTACCATCACCGACAGGAATTTCAATCTTTTTGGTGcaaattatttggaaaatcGTACTTAAATGAGTTTATGAGTTCGATTTCCAGTTTAGCTTTTAGGCCGACCAAGATGGCTGCCGAGGATTTATATCCTTATtagagtgtttttattttgagatatcGATGTTCGATATATTTACGTACGTTAttaaacttttcatgacagCAAGACATAcaagatttataaaaattatgtgcTTCGCTTTTGTAAATGTTGAGCGCAtggattttgttgaaaatatacaTCTTCGAACGTGCGCaccaattttaagaaacattcGATTTTGGCTGTTCTTTGTTCATGACATTCttactctgcagaattttacaGTTTTGCACTTAACAtgacattcaaaaataaagggCTGATTCTAACACCCTATAGAGATAAAGAAAAGATTGGGAATTTGATTTATCgcacaaactttaaaaagataACCCCcggtaataataaaataaaatacgtacttaactttctaaaaaagtcaacaagATAATAttgaatagttttatttttcagctTGGAATTGATAGAACTGCCCTCGTCCAATAACTTTCACAATGTCTTCGTCTTCGGAGTTCCTGAAAATTGCCGGCGCAATTATGCTTCCCAACTTGGGTGGTTTCGTCAATGGCCAAATAACAAGAAAACACATCGACAATTGGTATCGTCATCTTAACTTTCCCTCTTACCGTCCACCCAACTGGATCTTTGCTCCAATGTGGACATCACTCTACTCTGGAATGGGATACGCTTCGTATTTGGTTTGGCGAGATGGCGGTGGTTTCGGTGGGGATGCACAATTGCCATTGATCGCTTATGGCACTCAATTGGCTCTGAATTGGGCATGGACACCAATCTTCTTTGGCAAACAGAAAATGTTGGCAGTAAGATAGAAACAATTTGATCTTTGGTTAGAAAATTTTCTCTAATGACTCACATTCTATTCATTCATAGGGTTTGGTTGATTTGTTAGCATTGACTGCCACTTCGTCTCTATGCGGTGTACTCTTCTTTAAGATCAACAGAGTAGCTGGTTATATTTTCATTCCATATGTAGCTCAGAGATGAGTATTTACTTCATATGTAGCAGATCTACTTCATTAATTGATTTGTATGTATCTGCTACGTAGCAACTTATTTCTgcttcgttttaaaattttgtctaacgcacaaaatttcatttaagatgTGTTGAATTGATTTATTGTGCCTGTCATTCGCTGCCTTTATGTGCATCAGAGGccataaagaaaattgaatttcaaattgagACATACTTACAAgatgtttagttttattttgctcACAGTTCTAAACGACAAACTGAATTGTGTGAATTTCAAGAAGCATTTAGCCttcaaatacatacaattttacatCTTAGTAAGACTAGGTggtgtattttgtgttttttttcattatctgctacatattttacaaatctacttcgttttttgggcaaaatgtttcacttttcgTGCTTAGCATTCTCATCCCTGATGTAGCTTGGTTAAGTTTCGCCTCCTTACTAAACTATTCAGTTTATAAGTTAAACTGTGGCGATAAAGATAAGAAAGAAATTGAGGCTGCAACTTTAAAGAAGGAATAGATTTCGTTGAAGCTACAAAAAACATGAAGTATTgcattttaaggaatttgtTGTGCATTTAGAtaatttttgtagtaaaatGGGTATTTTTGTGTaagttaaatgttaaaataaataatttatatttttctggtgcaaagtttaaaaactgcgagtttgtttgtttatttcgtTGTTGAAAGTAATGTCTTAAAGTCAAACAATATTATTCATTCATCGTCTCAGCGGTTTAGGTTTGATGGACGCAAACGCAGGGAGAaaggattgattttttttttaaatattcttcttttaaacAGAAAGTcgcattaatttaattttgatatagAAATAGAAGCTTAAGgattaatattgaatattatttttacatacaaatttgcTCACATAATTAATTCACAAAAGTATTTCTCATACCATCGTAATACAAGGGGACAAATATAAGGTCAttcatttgatttcaacttCTTTAACTATTCTCTTCAACGATTTTAACTGGAATGTTTTCAAGtaatatgtttatttatttaaaatgtattttaatcgGGAAAAATGAAAGCTCAACTCCATGTGACAGTAAAATCATTTTGG
This window contains:
- the LOC129945926 gene encoding translocator protein gives rise to the protein MSSSSEFLKIAGAIMLPNLGGFVNGQITRKHIDNWYRHLNFPSYRPPNWIFAPMWTSLYSGMGYASYLVWRDGGGFGGDAQLPLIAYGTQLALNWAWTPIFFGKQKMLAGLVDLLALTATSSLCGVLFFKINRVAGYIFIPYVAWLSFASLLNYSVYKLNCGDKDKKEIEAATLKKE